One window from the genome of Parasteatoda tepidariorum isolate YZ-2023 chromosome 8, CAS_Ptep_4.0, whole genome shotgun sequence encodes:
- the LOC107446558 gene encoding all-trans retinoic acid-induced differentiation factor, protein MNNMLFLISFTLILCLSKTFALEDCPVYFHCNNTLITEDSKVNSYCQSVYDKNVTGRCCNVNDTIIGLDLRYCDIKILNISHAVFSEIEILDLRENDYDKFTADELLGLLKLNDLYLEAHIPCPGGDAAWNHTYTEKTETYCKDQLDYCESIKHMNIFCGTGLNAKCLRLGPGSAKCDCQPGYFGYKCLQQGIFPSTVFVSSLVIPTIVLSVTLWFIQGRDPYRMRSTIVN, encoded by the exons atgaataatatgttatttttaatatcatttaccTTAATCTTGTGTTTGTCTAAAACTTTTGCT tTGGAAGACTGTCCTGTTTATTTCCATTGCAACAACACACTTATAACTGAGGATAGCAAAGTTAATTCTTACTGTCAATCTGTATATGATAAAAATGTGACAGGCAGATGCTGTAACGTGAATGATACAATTATTGg ACTAGATTTAAGGTACTGTGATATCAAGATATTAAACATATCTCATGCTGTTTTTTCTGAGattgaaatttt agaTCTAAGAGAGAatgattatgataaatttactgCTGATGAGCTTTTAGGATTGCTAAAATTAAATGACTT ATATTTAGAAGCTCATATACCCTGTCCAGGTGGAGATGCTGCTTGGAATCACACATATACTGAAAAAACAGAAACATATTGTAAGGATCAACTTGACTATTGTGAATCCATAAAACATATGAATA ttttctgtGGAACTGGTTTAAATGCCAAATGTCTTCGCCTGGGACCTGGATCTGCTAAATGTGACTGCCAACCTGGATATTTTGGTTACAAATGTCTCCAGCAG GGCATATTTCCAAGCACTGTGTTTGTCAGTAGTCTTGTCATACCTACAATTGTTTTAAGTGTCACATTATGGTTTATACAAGGAAGAGATCCATATAGAATGCGTTCtacaattgtaaattaa